One Spinacia oleracea cultivar Varoflay chromosome 4, BTI_SOV_V1, whole genome shotgun sequence DNA segment encodes these proteins:
- the LOC130471310 gene encoding uncharacterized protein → MFEGEFRVEKDVTEFRPISCCNTLYKCLTKVLCGRLRQILPDLILENQGGFVHGRFIVHNIMVVQDLEMLEQLEFPQHFVNLVMQCVSTPMFSLMFNGSMHGFFKSKRGLRQGDPISPLLFVICMEYLSRLLHKMSDMPLFGFHPRCREIKLTHLCFADDLILCCKGEYPSILLLLKTFKLFSVSSGLKANQQKSSIYCHGIHLVDKIVARIKIWSSKNLSYSARVQLINSVLLSLHIYWAQIYVLPKSVLQDIGRICRAFLWSGQAYSQKPSSVAWDNTCCGKQFGGLDFRDIILWNTAAMGKYVWALAIKQDNYKPPVAASWYWKQICKTKEHLKQFFTLSDFRDMTTYSVKQVYETIIGTKPRVHWDKVVWNRLNNPKHRFIGWLAMQSRLQTTSKLARTGVSQSAMCLICGQGDETHQHLFFQCVYSCDCIRAVKSWLGMSINSNSLTSLISQIGHSRWSKFKKQVYYAVLMAAVYLIWHCRNTSFWENYVPTVNHTVNMVKQVVRGRIHAVMPKSVSKRDSEWFMSL, encoded by the exons atgttTGAAGGTGAATTTAGAGTGGAGAAAGATGTGACTGAATTTAGACCAATATCTTGTTGTAACACACTTTACAAGTGTCTTACTAAGGTGCTGTGTGGAAGGCTTAGACAGATTCTGCCAGATCTTATCTTAGAAAACCAAGGGGGCTTTGTGCATGGTAGGTTCATTGTTCATAATATAATGGTTGTTCAGGATTTG GAAATGTTAGAGCAGTTAGAGTTTCCACAGCATTTTGTAAACTTGGTGATGCAATGTGTTTCCACTCCCATGTTCTCTCTGATGTTCAATGGTTCCATGCATGGGTTTTTTAAATCCAAGAGGGGTTTGAGGCAGGGTGATCCCATTTCTCCACTCTTATTTGTCATATGCATGGAGTATCTGTCAAGACTCTTACATAAGATGAGTGATATGCCTTTGTTTGGTTTTCATCCAAGGTGTAGAGAGATCAAGCTCACCCATCTGTGCTTTGCTGATGATTTGATCTTATGTTGTAAGGGTGAGTATCCTTCTATTCTTTTGCTGCTCAAGACTTTTAAGCTCTTTTCTGTTTCTTCTGGCCTCAAAGCTAATCAACAGAAGTCATCCATTTACTGTCATGGCAT TCATTTGGTGGATAAAATTGTAGCTAGAATCAAAATTTGGAGCTCCAAAAATCTGTCTTATTCTGCAAGAGTGCAGTTGATCAATTCTGTTTTGTTGAGTCTGCATATCTACTGGGCTCAAATTTATGTGTTGCCAAAGAGTGTGCTGCAGGACATTGGGAGGATCTGTAGGGCCTTCTTGTGGAGTGGACAAGCATACAGTCAGAAACCTAGCAGTGTTGCTTGGGATAATACTTGTTGTGGCAAGCAATTTGGTGGTTTGGATTTTAGGGATATAATTCTGTGGAATACAGCAGCAATGGGAAAATATGTTTGGGCTTTGGCTATTAAGCAGGATAAT tataaACCTCCAGTTGCTGCAAGTTGGTATTGGAAGCAAATCtgtaaaacaaaagaacatCTGAAGCAGTTCTTCACTCTGTCTGACTTCAGAGATATGACAACTTATTCTGTGAAGCAGGTATATGAAACAATAATTGGCACTAAACCTAGAGTACATTGGGACAAAGTAGTTTGGAATAGATTGAATAATCCCAAACATAGATTTATTGGGTGGCTAGCTATGCAATCAAGACTCCAGACCACCTCAAAGCTGGCCAGAACTGGAGTTAGTCAGTCAGCTATGTGTTTGATCTGTGGGCAAGGAGATGAAACTCATCAGCATCTGTTTTTTCAATGTGTTTATAGCTGTGACTGCATCAGAGCTGTTAAATCCTGGTTGGGTATGTCCATTAATAGTAACAGCCTCACCAGTTTGATTAGTCAAATTGGTCATAGCAGGTGGTCTAAATTTAAGAAGCAGGTATATTATGCAGTTTTGATGGCTGCAGTGTATCTGATTTGGCATTGTAGGAATACTAGTTTCTGGGAAAACTATGTTCCTACTGTGAATCATACTGTGAACATGGTGAAGCAAGTGGTGAGAGGTAGAATACATGCTGTCATGCCTAAGAGTGTTAGCAAAAGAGACAGTGAGTGGTTCATGAGCTTGTAA
- the LOC110802661 gene encoding protein disulfide-isomerase-like isoform X2 translates to MALTLRGLEVCLVVVLLSIFGGIQGEEESVITLDHSNFTDFVSKHDFIFVEFYAPGCGFCKTLAPEYEKAASILKKNDPPITLAKFDAFEAVNKPIARLYKVSGFPTLKILNNGGKNVQDEYNGPRKADDLVKYVQKQLGPASVEIKSTNDAASVIDLAKSFIVGVFPEFSGEEYENFTKLAEKLRNAYDFGHTLDAKILPRGDLSVKGPLIILFKPFDDLFADFKDFDITAMEKFIVKEDDPSVTVFNMDDPGNPYISRFFSDRNLNTKVTMILNFASDNAATLKSKFYDIAHILKGGKISFLLSDLEPNNERLLKFFKLDGSLVPLIYIQGNGGKKYLKANVEDDQVVPWFKKFMDGKIEEFIKSEHIPQENNEPVKVVVLKNLQDMVFNSGKEEFYAPWCGHCKKLAPILDEVALSYQNDPNVLIAKFDATANDVPSDKFGKVASYPTMYFISSNKEMIKYTEGRTKEEIINFIQKHRHDDEKEMDEPVSLTDEL, encoded by the exons ATGGCGTTGACTTTAAGGGGTTTAGAGGTGTGTTTGGTTGTGGTTTTATTATCAATCTTTGGTGGAATTCAAGGAGAGGAAGAATCGGTGATTACTTTGGATCACTCCAACTTCACTGATTTTGTTTCCAAACACGATTTCATCTTTGTGGAGTTTTATGCCCCTGG GTGTGGGTTTTGCAAAACACTTGCTCCAGAG TATGAGAAGGCTGCATCTATACTGAAGAAGAATGATCCTCCAATCACCCTTGCAAAATTCGACGCTTTTGAAGCTGTAAATAAGCCCATTGCTAGGCTTTACAAAGTCAGTGGTTTTCCAACACTTAAAATTCTCAACAATGGCGGCAAAAATGTACAAGATGAATATAATGGACCGCGAAAAGCCGATGATTTAGTCAAATATGTTCAGAAACAACTTGGTCCTGCATCTGTTGAGATCAAATCTACTAATGATGCTGCTTCTGTCATTGATCTAGCCAAGAGTTTCATT GTAGGGGTGTTCCCTGAATTTTCAGGGGAAGAATATGAAAACTTCACCAAGTTAGCCGAAAAACTACGAAATGCATATGATTTTGGTCATACATTGGACGCTAAAATCCTTCCGAGGGGCGATTTATCGGTTAAAGGACCGTTAATTATACTGTTTAAGCCATTTGATGATCTCTTTGCTGATTTTAAG GATTTTGATATAACTGCCATGGAGAAGTTCATTGTAAAAGAAGATGACCCTTCGGTCACTGTATTTAACATGGACGACCCCGGTAATCCTTACATTAGTCGATTCTTCTCCGATAGAAATCTAAATACTAAG GTAACGATGATTTTGAACTTCGCAAGCGATAATGCTGCCACATTGAAGTCCAAATTTTATGATATTGCTCACATACTCAAAGGTGGCAAAATAAGCTTCTTATTGAGTGATCTTGAGCCTAACAATGAACGTCTTCTTAAG TTTTTTAAGCTAGATGGATCTCTAGTTCCTCTTATCTATATACAAGGAAATGGTGGCAAAAAATACCTCAAAGCAAATGTGGAAGATGATCAAGTTGTGCCTTGGTTCAAAAAATTCATG GACGGTAAAATAGAGGAATTCATAAAATCAGAACATATTCCTCAAGAAAACAATGAACCTGTTAAGGTGGTAGTTTTGAAGAACTTGCAGGATATGGTATTCAATTCTGGAAAGGAAG AGTTCTATGCACCTTGGTGCGGTCACTGCAAGAAACTTGCTCCAATTTTGGATGAAGTAGCTCTCTCGTACCAAAACGATCCAAATGTTTTAATTGcgaaattt gATGCAACGGCAAATGACGTCCCAAGTGACAAGTTCGGGAAGGTTGCAAGCTACCCAACTATGTATTTCATATCGTCGAATAAGGAGATGATTAAGTACACCGAAGGTAGAACAAAAGAAGAAATTATCAACTTCATTCAGAAACATAGGCATGATGATGAGAAAGAAATGGACGAACCGGTTTCACTTACTGATGAATTGTGA
- the LOC110802661 gene encoding protein disulfide-isomerase-like isoform X1: MALTLRGLEVCLVVVLLSIFGGIQGEEESVITLDHSNFTDFVSKHDFIFVEFYAPGCGFCKTLAPEYEKAASILKKNDPPITLAKFDAFEAVNKPIARLYKVSGFPTLKILNNGGKNVQDEYNGPRKADDLVKYVQKQLGPASVEIKSTNDAASVIDLAKSFIVGVFPEFSGEEYENFTKLAEKLRNAYDFGHTLDAKILPRGDLSVKGPLIILFKPFDDLFADFKDFDITAMEKFIVKEDDPSVTVFNMDDPGNPYISRFFSDRNLNTKVTMILNFASDNAATLKSKFYDIAHILKGGKISFLLSDLEPNNERLLKFFKLDGSLVPLIYIQGNGGKKYLKANVEDDQVVPWFKKFMDGKIEEFIKSEHIPQENNEPVKVVVLKNLQDMVFNSGKEVLLEFYAPWCGHCKKLAPILDEVALSYQNDPNVLIAKFDATANDVPSDKFGKVASYPTMYFISSNKEMIKYTEGRTKEEIINFIQKHRHDDEKEMDEPVSLTDEL; this comes from the exons ATGGCGTTGACTTTAAGGGGTTTAGAGGTGTGTTTGGTTGTGGTTTTATTATCAATCTTTGGTGGAATTCAAGGAGAGGAAGAATCGGTGATTACTTTGGATCACTCCAACTTCACTGATTTTGTTTCCAAACACGATTTCATCTTTGTGGAGTTTTATGCCCCTGG GTGTGGGTTTTGCAAAACACTTGCTCCAGAG TATGAGAAGGCTGCATCTATACTGAAGAAGAATGATCCTCCAATCACCCTTGCAAAATTCGACGCTTTTGAAGCTGTAAATAAGCCCATTGCTAGGCTTTACAAAGTCAGTGGTTTTCCAACACTTAAAATTCTCAACAATGGCGGCAAAAATGTACAAGATGAATATAATGGACCGCGAAAAGCCGATGATTTAGTCAAATATGTTCAGAAACAACTTGGTCCTGCATCTGTTGAGATCAAATCTACTAATGATGCTGCTTCTGTCATTGATCTAGCCAAGAGTTTCATT GTAGGGGTGTTCCCTGAATTTTCAGGGGAAGAATATGAAAACTTCACCAAGTTAGCCGAAAAACTACGAAATGCATATGATTTTGGTCATACATTGGACGCTAAAATCCTTCCGAGGGGCGATTTATCGGTTAAAGGACCGTTAATTATACTGTTTAAGCCATTTGATGATCTCTTTGCTGATTTTAAG GATTTTGATATAACTGCCATGGAGAAGTTCATTGTAAAAGAAGATGACCCTTCGGTCACTGTATTTAACATGGACGACCCCGGTAATCCTTACATTAGTCGATTCTTCTCCGATAGAAATCTAAATACTAAG GTAACGATGATTTTGAACTTCGCAAGCGATAATGCTGCCACATTGAAGTCCAAATTTTATGATATTGCTCACATACTCAAAGGTGGCAAAATAAGCTTCTTATTGAGTGATCTTGAGCCTAACAATGAACGTCTTCTTAAG TTTTTTAAGCTAGATGGATCTCTAGTTCCTCTTATCTATATACAAGGAAATGGTGGCAAAAAATACCTCAAAGCAAATGTGGAAGATGATCAAGTTGTGCCTTGGTTCAAAAAATTCATG GACGGTAAAATAGAGGAATTCATAAAATCAGAACATATTCCTCAAGAAAACAATGAACCTGTTAAGGTGGTAGTTTTGAAGAACTTGCAGGATATGGTATTCAATTCTGGAAAGGAA GTTTTGCTAGAGTTCTATGCACCTTGGTGCGGTCACTGCAAGAAACTTGCTCCAATTTTGGATGAAGTAGCTCTCTCGTACCAAAACGATCCAAATGTTTTAATTGcgaaattt gATGCAACGGCAAATGACGTCCCAAGTGACAAGTTCGGGAAGGTTGCAAGCTACCCAACTATGTATTTCATATCGTCGAATAAGGAGATGATTAAGTACACCGAAGGTAGAACAAAAGAAGAAATTATCAACTTCATTCAGAAACATAGGCATGATGATGAGAAAGAAATGGACGAACCGGTTTCACTTACTGATGAATTGTGA